From the Micromonospora echinospora genome, the window CGGATGGCGCGTCCAGCCTCTGCCGGCTCACGACTGGACGAGCGTCATGACGTCGGCAAGGCCGGCAATGGTCAGGACGGGAGCGAGCAGCGGGCTGGCGAGCAGGTGGATACGTTCGGCGTGCGGAAACAGGGCAGCGAGGCCGGCGCTGTCGAGGTATTCCAGTGCGGTGAGGTCGACCATGACCGGGCCTGCCGCCGTCTCCACGGCATGGGCGAGGGCTGCGGCGAATTCGGCGGCGTTGCTCATGTCGACCTCGCCGGCTGCGACCAGGACCGGGGAACCGTCCGGGCGGCGGCCGGTGGTCAGAGTCAGTGCGGTGCTCATCGAATCCTCGCCTGCATGTCGATGATGGTGCCGGCGGTGCCGGACGTGACGGTGATGGTGTCCATCAGGGCGCGCATGAGGGCCAGTCCCCGCCCACGGTGCGGGTTGGCGCCCGGCTCGGGCGCCTTCCAGCGGCCGCTGTCGGTGACGCTCAGGCGCAGATCCTCGGCGGTGGCGGTGGCCCGTAGCCGGATGCGTCCGCCAGGGCTGTCGCGGTGCCCGTGCTCGACGGCGTTGGCGCAGGCTTCGCCGGCGGCCACGAGGACGTTGTAGGCGTTGGCCTGGTCGAGCCCGCAGCGGTCGAGCCAGGTTCGCAGCGCGCTGCGTACGGGTGCGAGACCGGCGGGTTCAGCGGCGAAGTCCAGTTCCAGGGGGCCGGGATGGCGGTAGAGCAGGAGCGCGACGTCGTCGTCGTACCCGCCCGCCGGGGTCAGTTGACTCATGACGTCGGTGGCGAGCGCCTCGATGGGGTCGGCTCGTCCGTTCTGGATGACGGCCACGGCGCGGTCGATGCCGGCGGTCAGGGGCTGGCGGCGGCGTTCGACCAGACCGTCGGTGTACAGCATCAGGGTGGCACGTGCCGGGACGACGTCCTCGGCCTCGGGTCGCGCGGCGCGGCCCCGGGCCCCGATCGGCCGGGATCTGCCCTGGTCGAGCAGTCGGGTGGTGCCGTCGGGATCCGCGACGATGGCCGGTGGATGGCCGGCGCTGCCGTAGCGCAGCCGCCCGGTCGCCGGATCGAGGACGCCGCAGAAGACCGTGGCGCACATGGCTCCGGGAAGCTGGGCGGCGAAGCGGTCGAGCGCGGTGAGGGTGCTGGCGGGGCTGGAGTCCTGGAGCAGCAGCGCGCGGCAGGCGCTGCGCAGTTGCCCCATGACCGTGGCGGCTCCGAGACCGTGGCCGACGCAGTCCCCGACCACGATGCCGATCTGCCCGTCGGCGAGTTCGACCGTGTCGTACCAGTCACCGCCGACCTTGAGCGGACGGGTGGCGGGTGAGTACCGTACGGCGAATCCACTGGGCAGCTGCGCGGGGCCGAGGATGGCGCGTTGCAGCGCGAGGGCGGTTTCCCGTTGCTGGTCGATCTGGTGGACGCGGTGCAGCCCCTGGCCGAGGTGCCCGGCCAGCAGGGCCAACAGGGTCTGGTCCTGCTCGGTGACGGGACGTCTCTCGCCGAGATCGATCCACAGCGCCATGGTGCCGTACGGATGCTCGATGGCGATCCCGGTGCCGGTCATCTGGTCGGCGATGGTGGTGAGCAGTGGCCGGTCCCGCAGCGCGGCGAGGGTGCGCCGACGCTCGGCGGTCAGGGTGTCCCAGCGCAGGTGCGGGTCGGTGGCCGTCACCGCCGGGGTGTGCGAGCCGTCGAAGACGGCCGCGAGGACGCACGTCGCCCGCCACAGTCCCCGTAGCTCGTCGAGGACGCCATGCAGGGCGTCGGCCAGATTGTCCGCCTGCGACAGGCGGACGCTCAGCGCGGCCAGCGCGCTCTCCCGTTGCAGGGCGTAGTGCTCCGCGGTGACATCGCGGAAGGTGCCGACGATGACCCGTCGGCCGGTGTCGGGATCCTCGACCTGGTTGAACGACGCAGCGACCCACAGGCGGTGACCGTCGCGGTGGGTCACCGGGATGGTGTAGGTGCCACGGGTCTGCCCGACGAGGAGAGCGAAGGCGTCGGCGACCTGCTGGTACGCCTCCGGCTCGGTCTCCTGGCTCGGCCACCAGGGGTGGGTCGGCGCGTAGGGCAGATTCTCGGGACCGAAGCCGAGGATGTCGGCGAAGGTGGTGTTGATCTCGATGACGGCACCCTTGTCGTCGCAGACGAAGAACGCCTCCTGCAACGAGTCGACCAGCGCGGTCCGCCACCGCGCGTGGTGGTTGCGCAGCCGGGCCAGTTCCACGTTCGCCCGTACCCGGGCGAGCAGTTCGGCGGCCGAGAACGGCTTGACCAGATAGTCGTCCGCCCCCGCCTCCAACCCCTCGATGGAGGCCTCCTGCCCGGCCCGCGCGGACAGCAGCAGGACGGGGGTTCCCGCGGTGCGGGGGTCGGCTCGCAGGGCGGCGACCAGTTGCAGCCCGTCCAGGCGGGGCATCATCACGTCGCTGACCACGAGGTCGGGATTGGAGGTACGTGCCGCCTCCAGCGCGGCCCGGCCGTCGCCGACCGCCTCCACCCGGTGGCCGGCGGAACGTAGCAGCCGGGCAAGGTACTCCCGCATGTCCGCGTTGTCGTCGGCGACCAGGACCCGGGCCGACGCCTGTCTCGCATCTCCCTCCACCTCGCCGGGCCCCTCCCCGGCGGTCAGCAGGGAATCGGATTCCGCACCCCGGGCCGGGCCCTCGGGCAGCCAGCGCAGCGCTTCGTGGACGAACGGATCGGCGGTGGCCGAGACAGTCGCGGCGCCCTCTCCGCTCACCAGGGCCTCCGGAGGCAGATGAGCGGCGTCGAAGGGCAGCCGGATGGTGAAGGTCGTGCCCCCGCCGACGACGCTGTGGGCGGTGATGCCGCCACCGTGCAACCCCACGAGTTCCTTGACCAGAGCCAAGCCGATGCCGCTGCCCTCGTTCGAGCGTGACCGCGCGTTCTCGATCCGGTGGAACCGTTCGAACAGTCGCGGCATCTCCTCTGCGGGTACGCCGATGCCCGTGTCTGTCACGGTCACCACCGCCTGCCCGTCCGCCGGGCGCAGCGTCACCCGGATCACGCCGTCGAAGGTGAACTTCAGCGCGTTGCTGAGCAGGTTCAGGACGATCTTCTCCCACATGCCCCGGTCGACGTACACCGGCTCCGGCAGCGGCGGGCAGTCCACCTCGAAGGCGAGGCCCGCGCGTTCGACCGCGGAGCGGAAGAGGCTGGCGAGGTCGGTGGTGGCCGCGGCGAGGTCCACCGGCTCGTATCGCGCCTGCATCCGTCCCGCTTCGATACGGGAGAAGTCCAGCAGCGCGTTGACCAGCTTGCCGAGCCGGAGCCCGTTGCGGTGGACGACCTGTAGTTCCTCGCGGACCCGTGGGTCGGTGTCACCGAGCCGGTTACGGAGCTCTTCCAGGGGACCCATGATCAGAGTGAGCGGGGTCCGGAACTCGTGACTGATGTTGGAGAAGAAGGCCGTCTTCGCCCGGTCCAGCTCGGCGAGTTCCTCGGCCCTCTGCTGCTGGGCCCGGTAGCTGCGTGCGCTCGCGATCCCGGTCGCGACGTGGCCTGCGGCCAGCTCGACGAATCCCCGGTATCCGTCGTCGAACGGGCGGTAGCGGTTCAGGGCGGCGACGACGAAGCCGTACGGTGCACCGCCCTGTTGCAGGAGCGGCACCAGAAAGGCCTGCTTGGGCGGTTCGGGCCAGGCACCTGACGGCAGCCCGGCGAACAGGGCACCGTCGAGCGGCACCAGGACCGACTCACCACGGGCCAGTGCTGCCATCGGCCACACCGCCGGCGAACCGTCCGCCGGGATGGTGCCGGGGACGGCGGGATGACCTGCGGTGATGCCCGCGGCTGCGGCCAGCTGGGCGCTGCCGTCGTCCCGGAACAGGTAGGTCGCCGTGAACGGGAGGTCGTGGGCATTGCGGCCGAGTTGCCGACTGGCGAAGGTCAGCATCTCCTCCTCGGTGCGCACCACGCTGGGATCAGACCCGAGATCCCGGAGCGTCGCCATCCGGCGCTCGCCGACGACCCGTTCGGTGTCCTCGCTGACGACGCACAGCATGCCGACCATGGTGCCCGCGTCGTCACGCAGCGCACTGTAGGAGAAGGTGTGGTAACTCTCCTCCCGGTAGCCGGACCTCTCCAGGAACAGCAGCAGCGCCTCGTCCCAGGTCGCCTCTCCGGTCGTCAGCACCCGGTTGATCCGGGGACCGATGTCCTGCCAGATCTCCGCCCACACCTCGTCCGCCGGACGGCCCAGCGCCCACGGGTACTTCCTACCGAGAGTGTCTCGCCGGTACGCGCTGTTGCAGAAGAACGTGAGCTCCGGGCCCCACGCCAACCACATCGGGAATCGCGACGACAGCAGGATGCTGACCGCCGTCCGCAGACTCTGCGGCCAGTCGGCAGGCGGCCCCAGCGGCGTGGACGCCCAGTCCACCTTCGCGAGGTCACGACCGATCTCACCGCCCCCGGCGAACACGTCCCCACCAGTCAGCGGCCCCCGCTGAGCGCTGCTCATCGTTGCGACAACTCCCTCGAACCGGACGTCTCACCCTGATCGTCGCCGTGGACGGCGCAGGTCCGATGCCACCCTCGGAAGCCGTGACCCCCGCGGCATCGTAGAGCAGGCTCCGACCACCTGATCCGCCACGCGCCGCTCACCCAGACCGTCCAGCTCAGCCCTGGACAACCGTAGCGTTCCACGGCCCGACCGGCTCGACCGCGCCGAGCCGCGCTACGGACGTTTGCCATCGGGCAAAGAGGTGGGGCAGGATCAATCGGCCTGTGCGGCGGGGCGGTTCTGCTCGTGGCCGCGTGGAGGATGCATTGCTGCTGGTGAGCCCGGAGGGTGGCCGGTGAACACCTACCGCAGAGGTTGGACCCTGCGCCGTCGGCTGCTCGCGCTGCTCACCGTCGCGGGCGTCCTACTGGTGGGTCTTGCCGTGGTCGAGGCGGCCGTCGCCGCGCGACACCGTGGTCAGCTCGACACCGTTCTGAACCGGACCGGTCCCCTGCGGGTGCAGGGGCAGGAGCTCCTGAATTCCCTCGTCGACCAGGAGACAGCCATCCGCGGGTACGCGGTCGGCGGCGACCCCGCCGACCTGGCTGCCTACCGCAGCGGCGTCGCGCAGGAGCAGACCCTGATCGCCTCGCTCGACGACCTGGCGCAGCCGTACCCGCAGATCAGGCGGGATCTTGTCGCCGTCGAGCAGCGGTCCGCGCAGTGGCGTGGGGCGGTGGCAGAGCCCGTCATCGCCGCCACCCAGGGAGGCGGCGCCGCCGGACGGGCGTTGATCAACGACGAGGCCCGCGCGCAGTTCGAGCAGATCCGAGTGGCTGTCGAACGACTTCAGGCGGACATCTTCCGCGTACGCCAGTCCGCCGTCTCAGCGGTCGAGGGCAGCAGCAACCTGCTCGTGGGGCTGCTCGGTGCCGCCTTGGCGCTGGTCCTGGCCCTGGGGGTGATCCTCGTGGTCGCCATCGACCGGACGGTGGTCGCTCCCATCACCGCGCTGGCGGTTCGAGTGCGCAGAGTCGCCGAGGGCGACTACCACCACCACATCGAGGGCAGCGGCCCGACGGAGTTCCGCCGACTCGCGGTCGACATCGACGCCATGCGACAGAAGATCGCCGAGGATCTCGCCGAGGTGCGGGAGGCCCGGGAGCGGATCGAGTGGGTCAACACGCAGTTGCAGAAGCAGGCTGAGGAGTTGGTCCGGTCCAATCGTGACCTGGAGCAGTTCGCGTACGTGGCTTCGCACGACCTTCAGGAGCCGTTGCGTAAGGTGGCGAGTTTCTGTCAGTTGCTCCAGCGTCGTTACGCGGGGCAGCTCGACGAGCGTGCCGACCAGTACATCGGGTTCGCGGTGGACGGGGCGCAGCGGATGCAGCGTCTGATCAACGATCTGTTGGCGTTCTCCCGGATCGGTCGTCTGACGACGGGTTTCACGGAGGTGGACCTGGATCGGGTGATGGCGGAGGTGGCGGGGCAGACGGAGGTCGCCCGGCAGCAGGCCGGTGCCGAGTTGACCTGGTCGGAGTTGCCGACCATCCGGGGTGAGGAGCCGTTGCTGACCAATCTGCTGGCGAACCTGGTCAGCAACTCGGTGAAGTTCCGTCGGCCGGACGTGCCG encodes:
- a CDS encoding STAS domain-containing protein, yielding MSTALTLTTGRRPDGSPVLVAAGEVDMSNAAEFAAALAHAVETAAGPVMVDLTALEYLDSAGLAALFPHAERIHLLASPLLAPVLTIAGLADVMTLVQS
- a CDS encoding sensor histidine kinase, whose translation is MNTYRRGWTLRRRLLALLTVAGVLLVGLAVVEAAVAARHRGQLDTVLNRTGPLRVQGQELLNSLVDQETAIRGYAVGGDPADLAAYRSGVAQEQTLIASLDDLAQPYPQIRRDLVAVEQRSAQWRGAVAEPVIAATQGGGAAGRALINDEARAQFEQIRVAVERLQADIFRVRQSAVSAVEGSSNLLVGLLGAALALVLALGVILVVAIDRTVVAPITALAVRVRRVAEGDYHHHIEGSGPTEFRRLAVDIDAMRQKIAEDLAEVREARERIEWVNTQLQKQAEELVRSNRDLEQFAYVASHDLQEPLRKVASFCQLLQRRYAGQLDERADQYIGFAVDGAQRMQRLINDLLAFSRIGRLTTGFTEVDLDRVMAEVAGQTEVARQQAGAELTWSELPTIRGEEPLLTNLLANLVSNSVKFRRPDVPPRVHVSARLVDGEWEITCRDNGIGIEPEFADKIFVIFQRLHSKDAYPGTGIGLAIVKKIVEYHGGRIWADTTVDEGSALRFTMPVLPTDDCHEAADQPSPEGLPYAAGVPADDSRSNR
- a CDS encoding SpoIIE family protein phosphatase encodes the protein MSSAQRGPLTGGDVFAGGGEIGRDLAKVDWASTPLGPPADWPQSLRTAVSILLSSRFPMWLAWGPELTFFCNSAYRRDTLGRKYPWALGRPADEVWAEIWQDIGPRINRVLTTGEATWDEALLLFLERSGYREESYHTFSYSALRDDAGTMVGMLCVVSEDTERVVGERRMATLRDLGSDPSVVRTEEEMLTFASRQLGRNAHDLPFTATYLFRDDGSAQLAAAAGITAGHPAVPGTIPADGSPAVWPMAALARGESVLVPLDGALFAGLPSGAWPEPPKQAFLVPLLQQGGAPYGFVVAALNRYRPFDDGYRGFVELAAGHVATGIASARSYRAQQQRAEELAELDRAKTAFFSNISHEFRTPLTLIMGPLEELRNRLGDTDPRVREELQVVHRNGLRLGKLVNALLDFSRIEAGRMQARYEPVDLAAATTDLASLFRSAVERAGLAFEVDCPPLPEPVYVDRGMWEKIVLNLLSNALKFTFDGVIRVTLRPADGQAVVTVTDTGIGVPAEEMPRLFERFHRIENARSRSNEGSGIGLALVKELVGLHGGGITAHSVVGGGTTFTIRLPFDAAHLPPEALVSGEGAATVSATADPFVHEALRWLPEGPARGAESDSLLTAGEGPGEVEGDARQASARVLVADDNADMREYLARLLRSAGHRVEAVGDGRAALEAARTSNPDLVVSDVMMPRLDGLQLVAALRADPRTAGTPVLLLSARAGQEASIEGLEAGADDYLVKPFSAAELLARVRANVELARLRNHHARWRTALVDSLQEAFFVCDDKGAVIEINTTFADILGFGPENLPYAPTHPWWPSQETEPEAYQQVADAFALLVGQTRGTYTIPVTHRDGHRLWVAASFNQVEDPDTGRRVIVGTFRDVTAEHYALQRESALAALSVRLSQADNLADALHGVLDELRGLWRATCVLAAVFDGSHTPAVTATDPHLRWDTLTAERRRTLAALRDRPLLTTIADQMTGTGIAIEHPYGTMALWIDLGERRPVTEQDQTLLALLAGHLGQGLHRVHQIDQQRETALALQRAILGPAQLPSGFAVRYSPATRPLKVGGDWYDTVELADGQIGIVVGDCVGHGLGAATVMGQLRSACRALLLQDSSPASTLTALDRFAAQLPGAMCATVFCGVLDPATGRLRYGSAGHPPAIVADPDGTTRLLDQGRSRPIGARGRAARPEAEDVVPARATLMLYTDGLVERRRQPLTAGIDRAVAVIQNGRADPIEALATDVMSQLTPAGGYDDDVALLLYRHPGPLELDFAAEPAGLAPVRSALRTWLDRCGLDQANAYNVLVAAGEACANAVEHGHRDSPGGRIRLRATATAEDLRLSVTDSGRWKAPEPGANPHRGRGLALMRALMDTITVTSGTAGTIIDMQARIR